From a region of the Procambarus clarkii isolate CNS0578487 chromosome 2, FALCON_Pclarkii_2.0, whole genome shotgun sequence genome:
- the LOC138365867 gene encoding streptococcal hemagglutinin-like, whose amino-acid sequence MLMRITTQMLLLLTTLILLALVLSASINVVADISVVAEISIAADISVAADISVAADISVAADISVAADISVAADISVAAEISIAADISIAADISIVARISVAADVNVAAIISVAADINKSARISVAADINVAVDISVAAVINVAADISVAAVISVAADICVAASISDAADISVTASISVAASISVAVSISDASSFGVASDISDASSFGVAADISVAADNSVAADNSVAADNSVAADNSVAGDNSVAGDTSIAASISVSASISVAASISVAASISVAASISI is encoded by the exons atgttaatgaGAATAACAACccagatgctgctgctgctaacaACACTGATACTGCTAGCATTAGTGTTGTCTGCTAGTATCAATGTTgttgctgacatcagtgttgttGCTGAGATCAGtattgctgctgacatcagtgttgctgctgacatcagtgttgctgctgacatcagtgttgctgctgacatcagtgttgctgctgacataagtgttgctgctgacatcagtgttgctgctgagatCAGTATTGCTGCTGATATCAGtattgctgctgacatcagtatTGTTGctcgcatcagtgttgctgctgacgtcAATGTTGCAGCcatcatcagtgttgctgctgacatcaatAAATCTGCCagaatcagtgttgctgctgacatcaatGTTGCTgttgacatcagtgttgctgctgtcatcaatgttgctgctgacatcagtgttgctgctgtcaTCAGTGTTGCTGCGGACATCTGTgtggctgccagcatcagtgatgctgctgacatcagtgttactgccagcatcagtgttgctgccagcatcagtgttgctgtcaGCATCAGTGATGCTTCCAGCTTCGGTGTTGCTTCTGACATTAGTGATGCTTCCAGCTtcggtgttgctgctgacatcagtgttgctgctgacaacagtgttgctgctgacaacagtgttgctgctgacaacagtgttgctgctgacaacagtgttgctggtgacaacagtgttgctggtgacacCAGTATTGCTGCTAGCATCAGTGtttctgccagcatcagtgttgctgccagcatcagtgttgctgccagcatcagtgttgctgccagcatcagt atttag